The genomic stretch CTCATCACCCACGATTTTGACCAAGGTTTCTGGCGATGCACCGATGATCGTTTCATCTGCCATTTGCAAATACACCATATAAGGTGAAGGATTGATCTTTCTTAGAATTTGATAAACCAAAACGGCATCTGCATCCGTTTTGATCGACTGTTTCAAAGAAAGAACGGCTTGGAAGATTTCCCCTTGACGGATCGCCTCTTTTAACCGTTTCACACCCTCAACAAATTGTTCTTTCGTAAAGGATGATTGAAAAGGTTTGATCTCTTCTTTTTCTTTGGAAATCTCGATTGGTGGAGAACTATTTTCTGCAATAAATTGCCGCCAATATTCCGCTTTTTCTTCCAAGCTTTTCATTGTGTGACGGTATTTTTCTTCTTTCTTCTCCTTTGTTTCATTGGGATCGATGATAAGATTGTCAATGAAAAGCAAACGCTCTTGCTCATGGTCAAAAACGAGAAGTTCTTTAATGAATGCTAGATGAAATTCAGAAAAAGGTGATGAACGTTGATGTTTGGTTTCAATTCGTTCAGAACGTTTCACCCACTCATAGGAAAAATAGCCAATCGCTCCACCAGTAAAATAGGGAAGGGTAGGAATCTTTGGTGAACGATAGGTCTTTAAGATCATTTCGATCATTTTCTTTGGTTGATCTTTCAGTCTATCGATCCCTGCTTCTTTTAGTTGACGCATCACCTCTTCTTCTCCTGATAAACGAATCTGCTGATCTTTAGATTGGATGATGAGAAATGGCGATGGTGAAAGATAGGTAAATCGACCATGTTCCTCTCCATGTTCTCCACTTTCTAGTAAAAGCAGATAAGAATACGACTTTTTTAAGATGGATAGATTCAACTCAGATAATTTCTTTTTTGCAACTTCTTTTGCCAAAGGAATGGTCCGGTAGGTTTTACTAAGTTCAAGGACATCGGTGAAGGAAATCATACTCTATTCTCCTTTCCAAATGGGGATCACCCATCTTTCAGAAGAAAGAGCGAGGAATTCATATTAGGGGTGTATGAAAGAATAAAAAAAGGAAATAGGAACAGGGCCTATTTCCTGATAAAATTCAGAAAGTATGATGATAATAAGGCATTCATCGCGCAACTTGCCTTATTGGTCAATTTCTCCCTTCGGTTCCTCTGCTCTTCTCTTCTCAGCTATCTTGTTTTTCTAATCTCTACTCAACTAGCAACCTTAAAAATTAAAGTCTTCATTTAACACATTAACTTTAAATTGTCATCATCTTACCCTATCTTTTGCTTGTCTGTCAAGGAGAAATTTTCATTAGTGTTGTACGTCTATGATTGTCCATAAGTATTTATTTTACCAGAAAATATTTGGTATAATTGTAAATCAAATTAAAACTTCGTTGCTTTTAAGGTAAGAACACCGTCTACCATCTCATGGTATGGAGTAGGAACATTTACCTTTTTCCCATATTTCACAATCGCACCACTTAAGGTATCTACTTCAATTTGTTTTTTCTTTTCAAAGTCCCGTAACATTGAAGATTTTGTGGTGGGTCCCATATTTTTTGCAATTTGGTAGGCTGATTCTACATCATCTTCTGTTAACTCGATCTGATTTCCTTTTGCTACATGGTAAACTTCTTCTAATAACTTTCGGAAAAGGCGATCGGTTTTTTCACATGCTAAGATGTCACCTGCTGCCGATTCGGTGATCGTCGTGATGGCACTGAAGGAGCTAATAAACATAAACTTTTTCCACATTTCTTTTTGAATATTGTCTGAGAGGATCGTTGGGATTTCTGCCTTTTGCAGAATTTCTTGTAATTTTTTCGCTCGATCCGTAATCTCCCCATTCATTTCACCAAAAATAATATCCCTTTTTACGCTTTTTTGGGAAATTACCCCAGGTCTTTCGATCGTCGTCTCAATATAGGTAAGTCCGCCTAATACTTTATCTTGACCAATGATTTTCGCTAGAATTTCTTCGTTTCCAATTCCATTTTGCAAATTTAATACGACGGTATCCTCTTTTAAGATGGGTAGGAGTTGTTCTGCAGATTTTTCGGTATCATACGCTTTTACGGTAAATAAAACGAGATCAACTGGACCGATTTCTTTTGGATCTCCTACTGCTTTTAATGGCAAATGAAAATCACCATGGACACTTTTGACCGTAAGCCCATGCTCTTGTAATGCTTTTAAATGTTCGCCCCTTGCGATTAAAGATACCTCATGTCCTTTTCGAGCCAATAAGCCACCAAAATAGGCGCCAACTCCTCCCGCCCCCATAACCGCTATTTTCATTTTTTCAACCCCTTTTTCATTTTTCATTTACGCTAAGATTTCTTCAATTCGCTCAAGTACATCTTGTGTTAATTCCACATCGACGGCTTTTACGTTTTCTTCCACTTGTTCCGGACGACTAGCTCCGATCAGAGCGCTAGATACATTCTTCAAGCGTAAAACCCAAGCAAGGGCCAATTGAGCAAGGGTAATTCCTAAGTCTTTCGCCACTTTTTCTAACTGTTCTACTTTATCAAGATTTTCATCAGTTAAATAGCGGTAAACAAATTGACTTGTTTCCTTATCTGCCGCTGCACGGCTAGCTGCAGGTACTGGAGCACCTTTTTTATATTTCCCCGTCAATACCCCTTGAGCTAATGGAGAGAAAACGACTTGGCCGATACCATGTGCTTCAGATAAGGGGATAATTTCCTTTTCAATGTAGCGGTTGAACATATTATAAACAGGTTGATTCACGACAATTCGATCTAACAATTTTTTATCGGCAATATGTATCGCTTCGGCGATTTGCGCTGGTGTCCATTCACTGACACCTACATATAATACTTTTCCTTGATTGATTAAGTCATCAAAGGCACGTAAGGTTTCTTCAAGGGGAGTTTCTGGATCATAACGGTGGGCATAATATAAGTCTACATAATCAAGACCTAGTCGTTTTAAACTGGCATTGCATTGTTCAATTACATGTTTACGGGAAAGCCCCCGGTCATTTACCCCGTCTCCCATTGGCCAGAATACTTTTGTCGCCAGCACATATGATTCACGAGGAAATCCTCTTAATGCTTCACCAACCACTTTTTCTGCTTCTCCACGGCGGTAAACGTTTGCAGTATCGAAAAAATTAATTCCTAAATCATAGGCTTTATGGATGGATTTGATGGCATTTTCTTTTTCAACGTAGCCACCATACGTTAACCAGCTTCCTAAGGAAATTTCACTTACTTTTACACCTGTGGTTCCTAAACGACGATATTTCATAAAAAATCCCTCCTAAAAATAAACTGTGACAAATTCCCAATACAAACTTTATTTTAACATAAATCTAAGTTTCCCACTATTTTCAAGCTGTCAAAAAGATCACTACCCGCTTAAGCATACAAAAAGCAGAGCGGTTTATCACTCTGCCAATTCCTTACTTATTTATTTTATCATACTAACAATGAAACCCAAGACAACCATCGTAATGAATGCATCTTACTCCATGAGGTACACATGGTATCCAGAATCCTTAAGCAAATTTTTTGCCCGCTCAAGATCGTTTTCATTACGAAAAGAAATACGTAATACCCCCATAATATCTTCACGAATCTCAAGAATTTGAATATTGGTTATACTGATTTCTGCCTCACCTAAGAGTGTCGTTACTTTGCCAATCACCCCAGGATGATCTGGAACATCGATAAATAAATCGTAAAGCGGATTTAGTGCCCCTTTCCCCTTTTCGGGCAGTTGGTTACGAAAATCCCTCGCAGAACGGAAAAACTCTTCAATCGCTTGAACCTCTAATTGAGAAACCATTTGGATGATCTGATCAAACCCTCGTTTCCAATCCTCTGCTAGATCAATCATCACTTGTTGATTATGAATCAGAATATCCCGCCACATCTCGGGATTACTTGAGGCAATTCTTGTAATATCCTTAAAACCTCCAGCTGCCAATCGAGAATACCATTTATTCTGTTCACTATACTCAGCTACTTGATTCGTAAGTAGTGCAGCAATAATATGGGGAAAATGACTGATCGCCCCGACAACTTGATCATGTTCATAAGGATCCATCTGGATGATTTTTGCCCTTGTGAGCGATAATAGAGAGATTAATTCATCAACAACCCACTTTGGGATATTAGGGCCAGGTGTTAATACATAATAAGCATTTTCAAACAATCGTTCATTTGCTGCACTTACTCCTGATTTGTGGGAACCCGCCATTGGGTGGCCCCCAATGAAGTATGCACCTTTTTCTAGAAACTTACTCGTATATTCAACAAGCTTTCCTTTTGTGCTCCCGGTATCGGTAATGATAACACCTTGTTTGAACTTCAATTCAAGAATCGTGTCTAATAAATCATATAGCTGTCCTACAGGGGCCGAGAGAAAAGTATAATCCGAGTCCCTAACTGCTTCTCGTAAGTCCATTACACCTCGGTGAATTACACCAAGCTTTTCCGCCATTTGTAATTGATGTTCTTTTACATCATAGCCAATTACTTGGTATTGCCCCGAGTTTTTAAAATTGATCGCCAAACTGCCGCCAATCAGTCCAACACCGATGATCGTGATCTTTTTTTTCATATCAGACCGATTCGTTTAACACCTTTTCTAATGCTTGTAAAACTAGCTCATTCTGTTCGGAATTACCTACAGTAATCCGTAAGCCTGTAGGAAACCCAAGTGCAACGCCTGAACGAACGATAATTC from Tepidibacillus fermentans encodes the following:
- a CDS encoding anthranilate synthase component I family protein, yielding MISFTDVLELSKTYRTIPLAKEVAKKKLSELNLSILKKSYSYLLLLESGEHGEEHGRFTYLSPSPFLIIQSKDQQIRLSGEEEVMRQLKEAGIDRLKDQPKKMIEMILKTYRSPKIPTLPYFTGGAIGYFSYEWVKRSERIETKHQRSSPFSEFHLAFIKELLVFDHEQERLLFIDNLIIDPNETKEKKEEKYRHTMKSLEEKAEYWRQFIAENSSPPIEISKEKEEIKPFQSSFTKEQFVEGVKRLKEAIRQGEIFQAVLSLKQSIKTDADAVLVYQILRKINPSPYMVYLQMADETIIGASPETLVKIVGDEIATYPIAGTRPRGKTPLEEKQLAEELQNDPKEIAEHVMLIDLARNDLGKVSQPGSVKVAKKMKIEKYSHVMHLVSKVIGKLKAETTSLDVLEATFPAGTVSGAPKVRAMELIAKLEREERGPYAGAVAAISFNGNLDTCITIRSIFFHQGTAYLQSGAGIVYDSIPEKEYEEVANKAKAMMKAIAIAEGQRE
- a CDS encoding ketopantoate reductase family protein, encoding MKIAVMGAGGVGAYFGGLLARKGHEVSLIARGEHLKALQEHGLTVKSVHGDFHLPLKAVGDPKEIGPVDLVLFTVKAYDTEKSAEQLLPILKEDTVVLNLQNGIGNEEILAKIIGQDKVLGGLTYIETTIERPGVISQKSVKRDIIFGEMNGEITDRAKKLQEILQKAEIPTILSDNIQKEMWKKFMFISSFSAITTITESAAGDILACEKTDRLFRKLLEEVYHVAKGNQIELTEDDVESAYQIAKNMGPTTKSSMLRDFEKKKQIEVDTLSGAIVKYGKKVNVPTPYHEMVDGVLTLKATKF
- a CDS encoding aldo/keto reductase family protein; translated protein: MKYRRLGTTGVKVSEISLGSWLTYGGYVEKENAIKSIHKAYDLGINFFDTANVYRRGEAEKVVGEALRGFPRESYVLATKVFWPMGDGVNDRGLSRKHVIEQCNASLKRLGLDYVDLYYAHRYDPETPLEETLRAFDDLINQGKVLYVGVSEWTPAQIAEAIHIADKKLLDRIVVNQPVYNMFNRYIEKEIIPLSEAHGIGQVVFSPLAQGVLTGKYKKGAPVPAASRAAADKETSQFVYRYLTDENLDKVEQLEKVAKDLGITLAQLALAWVLRLKNVSSALIGASRPEQVEENVKAVDVELTQDVLERIEEILA
- a CDS encoding prephenate dehydrogenase, translated to MKKKITIIGVGLIGGSLAINFKNSGQYQVIGYDVKEHQLQMAEKLGVIHRGVMDLREAVRDSDYTFLSAPVGQLYDLLDTILELKFKQGVIITDTGSTKGKLVEYTSKFLEKGAYFIGGHPMAGSHKSGVSAANERLFENAYYVLTPGPNIPKWVVDELISLLSLTRAKIIQMDPYEHDQVVGAISHFPHIIAALLTNQVAEYSEQNKWYSRLAAGGFKDITRIASSNPEMWRDILIHNQQVMIDLAEDWKRGFDQIIQMVSQLEVQAIEEFFRSARDFRNQLPEKGKGALNPLYDLFIDVPDHPGVIGKVTTLLGEAEISITNIQILEIREDIMGVLRISFRNENDLERAKNLLKDSGYHVYLME